The Candidatus Palibaumannia cicadellinicola genomic sequence CGCAGCAAGGGCTTTCGGAATGTTTGTATATTCTCGGTGCCGCAAGTTCTGGAAATAGTTTTATTATTAGAAATAGTACCAGCATATTATATAGCGAAAAACGGACTATGCTACGTACTTGGTGGGGAGAAACAAGTTGGCAGATACAACGTTTACGAGATAATCCAGAGAGTGCAGATCAAGAGCACGTTGCACGTCAAGATCAGAATGATCCTGGTCTCAACATTAAACTTAGCTTTAATCCGGACGAAGACATCGCTGCACCTTATATTGCTAAAGGAGTACTACCGCAAATTGCAGTACTACGTGAACAGGGTGTAAACTCTCATGTCGAAATGGCTGCAGCATTCCATCGCGCTGGCTTTCATGCTATAGACGTACATATGAGTGATTTAATGTCACGATCCCTAAATTTACAGGGTTTTCATATGTTAGTAGCATGTGGTGGTTTTTCGTACGGTGATGTACTAGGCTCCGGAGAAGGATGGGCTAATTCTATTTTGTTCAACTCTTGGTTGCGCGATGAATTTGAAGCATTTTTTTATCGTCCGCATACCCTTGCGCTTGGAGTATGTAACGGATGTCAAATGATGTCTCATCTCCGTGAATTAATCCCAGGGGTAAAACTTTGGCCACATTTTATTCGTAATAAATCCGAACGTTTCGAATCTCGTTTTAGTTTAGTTGAAGTAACTAATAGTCCATCTCTTTTATTACAAGATATGGTTGGTTCTCGTCTCCCAATTGCTATTTCACACGGCGAAGGACTAGTAAAAGTACATAATCATGAACATTTAACGAAAATAGAACAAATGAAATTAGTAGCATTACGTTATGTTAATAATTATGGTAAGGTCACAGAGAATTATCCTGCTAATCCTAATGGTTCGCCGAATGGTATTACTGCGATTACAAGTATAAGTGGTCGTGTCACACTAATGATGCCGCACCCAGAACGTGTATTTCGTACTGTAAGTAACTCTTGGCATCCTTATGAGTGGGGCGAAGATAGTCCTTGGATGCGTCTTTTCCGCAATGCACGTAAGCAAATAGGATAATAAAACTCAAGTAGACCCTATTCGGCAGAAATATGTTATATATGTATTACTAGTACTAATATTACGATATTTGATTACCATAGTTGTGAGGAGAACAAATGTTAAAACGTGATATAAAGATTGCTAATTACGATGCAGATTTATGGTGGGCAATGGAGCAAGAAGTTATACGTCAGGAAGAACATATCGAATTGATTGCATCTGAAAACTATACTAGCCCGCGGGTAATGCAAGCACAAGGTTCCTTACTAACTAATAAATACGCTGAAGGTTATCCTAGTAAGCGTTACTACGGTGGTTGTGCATTCGTGGATATAGTAGAAAAATTAGCTATAGAACGTGCTAAAGCATTATTTAGTGCTGATTATGCTAATGTACAACCACATTCTGGTTCACAAGCTAATTTTGCTGTCTATACAACATTATTACAGCCGGGCGATACAGTACTAGGGATGAATCTTTCCCACGGCGGTCACTTAACTCACGGCTCACCTGTAAACTTTTCCGGAAAAATGTATAACGTTATCTCTTATGGTGTTGATAAAAATGGTTATATTAACTACGATCAGCTAACTGAACTAGCGATGACACATAAGCCCAAAATGATTATCGGCGGTTTTTCTGCTTATTCTCGTGTGGTTAATTGGGCTAGAATGCGACAAATTGCTGATAGTATTAGTGCTTTTTTCTTTGTTGATATGGCGCATGTTGCCGGCCTTGTAGCTGCTGGTGTTTATCCTAATCCAGTGCCTTATGCCGATGTAGTAACTACTACAACACATAAAACCCTAGCTGGTCCCCGCGGCGGATTGATTATCGCTCAAGGCGGTAGTGAGGAAATGTATAATAAGCTTAATTCAGCAGTGTTCCCTGGTGCGCAAGGCGGTCCAATGATGCATGTAATAGCAGGAAAAGCAGTCGCACTAAAAGAAGCTATGGAGCCAGAATTTAAAAAATATCAGCAACAGGTAATAATAAATGCCAAAGTAATGGTTAATATTTTTTTGAATCGTGGTTTTAACGTAGTATCTGGTGGTACGGATAACCACCTCTTTTTACTAAATTTAGTTGATAAAAATATCACCGGTAAAGAGGCTGATTTAGCTCTAGGTCGTGCTAATATTACTGTTAATAAGAACAGTGTTCCAAATGATCCAAAAAGCCCATTTATAACATCTGGTATTCGTATTGGGACTCCGGCTGTGACCCGCCGTGGTTTAAATGAAACAGATGTACATAATTTAGCTAGCTGGATATGTGATGTGCTAGAAAATATTAATAACGAATCTGTGATTCAGTCTACTAAGAAAAAAGTGCTGGATATCTGCGCTCGCTATCCAGTCTATGCGTAAGCGTAGCTTAATTTTACATTAGGGATTAAGCATAGATTTTACTACACGCGGATTACCAGCAACAACATTCCCAGAAAGTAGATGATTATTTTCACCTGTGAAGTCGGTCACTAAGCCGCCTGCTTCTCGCACCAGCAACTCACCGCTGGTGACATCCCACTGCTTTAAGCCTATTTGAAAGCAGCCATCTACTCTACCGGCAGCAATATAAGCTAGATCTAGTGCCGCTGATCCTGTACATCGAAAATCTACGGACTGTACGAATAATTTACTTAGTAAAGTCATATAATTCATAAAATGTTGTTTTTGTTTTAAAGGAAAATTAATAGCTAGAATAGTATTCTCTAGATCTTTCATAATACCACAACGTAGGCGATAGCCGTTCATCTGAGAACCTTGCCCACGGGTAGCACTAAATAGTTCATTACGTATCGGATCGTAGACTACGGCTACTTCAGTATGGCTTTTTACACGTACTGCGATGGAAACAGCAATATGAGGAATACGGTTAATAAAGTTATCAATCCCATCCATAGAATGAATAATCCATTGGATATCGTGAGTCGTGCCAAGTAGTGCTCCGTATTTTTGACTGATAACTGTATGCTGAGGATAATACTTACGGATGATTTCAATTATCAAACGTTCTGCTTCGTGGTTAACCTGAATTAAAAAGTCATTCTTACTTTTGTGATTCGCTTCAAAAGTATCAGGTTTTTCATAATTTTTCGCGATAAAATTACCTGCTTTTCGCGCTGCGCGAATAGTGATATTCAGCATAGGATGCATGTTTGTCGTCCAATAAAAATAGTTGAAAACAAACCTAACATATGTAAAAAAATAAAATTATTCAGTATCAGATTTATCATGACAGTAGTAAAATATCTATACTAGTTATTAGTTTGTATTAATATCTAATTACATAGCACAATAAGTATTCAAATTAGGTACCACTCATACGCTAGCAACGCTACTACAGAATAGAGTATTATTTGATGTTGCATAATTAGTAAACAACAAATAATAAATATTACTGATAAAAATCATAGGAATATGATACTCCCTATTTGTAATTTTTATAGTACTTGGAGTTAATTAATCATGAAATTACCGGTCTATCTAGACTATGCTGCCACTACTCCGGTCGACCAAAGAGTGGCAGAAAAGATGATATCTTATCTCACTATAGACGGTATTTTCGGCAACCCTGCTTCTCGCTCTCATCGCTATGGTTGGTTAGCTGAAGAAGCCGTTGATATTGCTCGTAATCATATTGCAGCTATGATTGGAGCTGATTCTCGCGAAATTATTTTTACTTCTGGTGCTACTGAGTCAAATAATCTAGCTATAAAAGGAGTTGCCCAAGCTAGCCATGATAAAGGTCGTCATATTATTACTAGTTTGACTGAACACAAAGCGGTTCTAGATACTTGCAAGTATCTAGAACAACATGGATACAGTGTAACCTGGTTGTTACCTGATAAACATGGCTTAATTTCGCTACAACAACTTAGTGATGCTCTACGAGATGATACTATCCTAGTGTCCCTAATGCATGTTAATAATGAAATAGGTATTATTCAGAATATCGCTGCGTTTGGACAAATATGCCAAAATAATGATATTATATTCCATGTAGATGCTACCCAGAGTATAGGTAAACTACCGATAGATGTGACAGTACTTCCTGTCGATTTAATGTCATTCAGTAGTCATAAACTATATGGTCCTAAAGGTATTGGTTGCTTATATATTAGTCGTAAACGCAGGGTACGTATTGATGCACAAATTCATGGTGGAGGGCATGAACGTGGAATGCGTTCAGGTACTTTACCAGTGCATCAGATTGTTGGTATGGGAGAAGCTTATCGGATTGCGAAAAAAGAAATGGCTAATGATATGTTACGTTTACGAGTATTACGTGACCGCTTATGGGAAGGTTTACAACAGATAGAAGGTGTAACAGTAAACGGAGATTTAGCACACTGTGTTGCTACATTACTTAATGTAAGCATTAGCCATGTAGACGGTGAATCACTAATTATGGTTTTAAATGATCTGGCTGTTTCATCAGGTTCTGCTTGTACTTATTCTAATTTTGAATCATCCTATGTACTACGTGCAATAGGTCTCAATGATGAACTATCCCATAGTTCAATCCGCTTCTCTCTAGGACGTTTTACCACAAAAGAAGAGATAGATTACGCTATTAAAAAAACTCAGCGTGCTATTATTTGTCAGCGTGCCATTGCGCGGAATATCTGATTCAAAAAAAAATAATAAAAATAATTCAGGATAAAAATTATATGACTATAGAACGCACGCTTTCTATCATCAAACCTAATGCTGTTGCTAAGAATATCATAGGTGCCATAATTAATCGCTTTGAAAGCGCCGGTCTAAATATTGTAGGCATGAAAATGCTACAGCTAACCCGCAAGCAGGCCGAAGGTTTTTATAGTCAGCACAAAAATAAACCTTTTTTCGAATGTCTAATTAATTTTATGATTTCTGGTCCTATAGTAGTACAAATACTAGAAGGTAAAAATGCTATACGTTGTAACCGTGATATAATGGGAGCAACTAACCCAGTTGATGCTCTAGCCGGTACTTTACGATCAGACTATGCTGATAGCATCATAGAAAATGCAGTCCATGGTTCTGAAACAGCAGCTGCTGCCATTTGTGAAATCGCTTATTTTTTTACGATAAGTGAAGTTTGTGTACGTATGCTTTAATCAAAGACTCACTTTAATATTTGATTACATTCATAATAATATATTAGTTATTTTGGTTATCATTAAGCCTGATGTGTTTTTAATTTTGACTATTAGTGAATATAAATTATCCTTAACATTTTGTGGCAAATAATATGTTTATGAATAATTATTCTAATATTTAATCTTATTTTAGGCAATACTTTAATTAATATTAGTATTAGTAATAATTTTCAGTTACATACGTTAATACTCTTCAGATAAGTATTGAGTTAAAAGTCATGCATGATTCTATACCTATTCACCGTCGTAAATCGAAACGTATTTATGTTGGTAATGTACCAATAGGCGATGGAGCGCCAATTACGGTACAGTCTATGACGAATACTAATACCATTGACGTTGCAGCTACGGTGAAACAGATTCAAGCCTTAGAACGCGTTGGAGTAGATATTGTTCGTATATCCGTACCGACTATGAATGCTGCAGAAAAAGTGAAACAGATTAAGGAACAAATTAATGTTCCTTTAATTGCAGATATACATTTTGACTATCGTATAGCACTTAAAGTAGCTGAATATGGAGTAGATTGCCTACGTATTAACCCTGGTAATATTGGCAATGAAAATCGTATCCGCTCAGTAGTAGATTGTGCTCGTTACAATAACATTCCTATCCGGATTGGTATTAACGCTGGTTCTATTGAGCGTGATCTACAAGCTAAGTACGGTCAGCCTACTCCAGAAGTACTACTAGAATCAGCTTTACGTAACATAGATATTCTAGATAAACTTAATTTCGACCAATTTAAAGTTAGTGTAAAAGCCTCTGATGTATTCCTTGCAGTACAGTCTTACCGCCTGCTTGCCTCGCAGATTGATCAACCATTGCATCTTGGTATTACTGAAGCTGGTAGTGCGCGTAGCGGCGCAGTTAAATCTGCTATCGGATTAGGATTATTGCTCAGTGAAGGTATAGGTGATACTTTACGTATTTCTTTAGCTACAGATCCTATAGAAGAAGTAAAAGTAGGATTTGACATCCTTAAGTCCCTTAGAATCCGTGCAAGAGGCATTAACTTTATAGCTTGTCCGACCTGTTCTCGTCAGGAATTTGATGTCATCGGTACAGTTAACACCTTAGAACAACGGCTAGAAGATATTGTTACTCCGATGGATGTCTCGATTATTGGTTGCGTAGTCAATGGTCCGGGGGAAGCACTCATGTCAACGATCGGAGTAACTGGAGGACATAATACAAGCGGTTTTTACGAAGACGGTGTTCGACAGCATTATCGTTTGGATAACGAATTCATTATTGATCAGCTTGAAGCTCGTATCCGTGCGAAAGCGATGATACTAAATGATAACAATAAAATTGCAATTAATCTAATTGATAAATAATCTAGGAATATAAATCTTCGATATGGTTAAAAGAATACAAGTCATTCGTGGTATGAACGACTATTTGCCTGAAGAGACTATATTCTGGCAGCATCTCGAAAACTTATTAAAACAAGTGCTCGTCAGTTATGGTTACCGTGAAATTCGTCTGCCAATTATTGAGCAAACTTTGTTATTTAAACGTGCTATCGGTAAAGTAACAGATGTCGTAGAAAAAGAAATGTATAGCTTCGAAGACCGGAATGGCGATCACCTTACCCTACGTCCAGAAGGTACGGCTAGTTGTGTACGCGCTGGTATAGAACATGGTTTATTATACAACAATATAGAACAACGCTTGTGGTATATTGGTCCAATGTTCCGACATGAACGGCCACAGAAAGGCCGCTATCGTCAATTTCATCAGTTGGGCGCTGAGGTATTCGGCCAGCAAGGTCCTGATATTGATGCCGAATTAATTATGCTCACTATGCGATGGTGGCAAACATTAGGTATAAGCGAACACGTAAGACTAGAACTAAATTCTATCGGTTCTTTAGATAATCGTGCTCGTTACCGTAAAGCGCTGGTAACATTTTTAGTACAACATCAGAAACATCTTGATGAAAACTGTCGTAGCCGTATGCATACTAATCCTATGCGTATACTTGATACTAAGAATACTAATATTCAGAGATTGCTTAACGATGCACCTGTTTTAGCCGACTATCTTGACGATAATGCTTGTACACACTTTTCTGGTCTATGTAAATTTTTAGACATAGCAGGAATTAATTATACTATTAATCCGCGTTTAGTACGCGGCTTAGATTACTATAACGACACGGTATTCGAATGGGTTACAAATAATTTAGGTTCCCAGGGAACTCTTTGTGCCGGGGGTCGTTATGATAGATTGGTAGAGCAACTTGGGGGACGTGCTACACCAGCTATTGGAATAGCTATAGGACTTGACCGTTTAGTACTACTAATGCAAGGATTAAATCCTGGCTTTTCAGTAAAATCACGGGTAGATGCTTATCTAGTAGCTGTAGGTGAAAATATACAGTTTGCTGCAATGCTACTAGCAGAAAGAGTGCGTGATGCATTACCTTTCTTACGTCTCATGATAAATTGCGGAGGTGGTAGTTTTAAAAAGCAGTTTGGGCGCGCAGACAAATACGGCGCCCGCATAGCTTTAGTTCTAGGCGAAAGCGAAGCAGCAGCACAGGAAGTCATTCTCAAAGATCTTACGACCGGTAATCAAGAAACCTTAGCACAGAGTGATGTTGCTGCTCGTATAGCCTTTTTTATTCCACACCGTAACTTAATCTAGTAAACCATAATTCAATAGATGGTAACCTAGATGCCCCGCCATCTATATCACATGGTCGTAATAAAACACTATTGATAAGTTCATTACAGTAGTATCTATCTAGTAAATCTAAAATAAGTCAGTCGCTCAAATTTTATTACTTTAGTTATAGCTATTCTAGGAAGTGATAAAATATATATAGACAAGGCAAAAAGAGCATAGTTTATATGTTTGAAACTACTCATGATAAATATGACGAGGAATATGACAATGATACCAGTTGTTGCGTTAGTCGGGCATCCTAATGTAGGTAAATCTACTTTATTTAATCGATTAACACACACGCGTGATGCGCTAGTTGCCAATTTTCCAGGGCTGACGCGTGACCGAAAGTATGGTCATGCTAAATGGCAAGGTTACAAATTTATCGTGATCGATACCGCAGGTATCAGTGGCGCTAAAGAAGGAGTAGCAATCCATATGACTAAACAATCGCTAATAGCGATGGAAGAAGCAGATGTTATACTATTTATAGTAGATGGTAGAATCGGGTTGATACCAGACGATCAAAACATTGTAATGCATCTACGTAAGCGGCAAAAACCAACGTTCGTAGTAGTAAATAAAATTGACGGCATCGATACAATTAAAGCTATAGGAGACTTTTACTCTCTTAATATGGGAAACATTTTTCCCATTGCTGCATTGCATGGACGCGGTATTAATATTTTGTTAAAAGCCGTTATATTGCCCCTAGTGCAAAAAAATCTTCTGACAAAAGATATGATTCTAGCAAAAAGAGAACACATATATTCGCCATTGCTACCAATTAAGCTTGCAATCGTTGGTAGTCCTAATGTTGGTAAATCCACGCTCATTAACCGTATTATCGGTGAAGAGCGTGTGGTGGTATTCAATATACCAGGCACTACCCGTGATAGTATCTATATTCCTATGATTCGTGCTGAGCGTGAATATGTACTGATAGATACCGCTGGGTTACGTAAGCGTAGCAAGGTAACCGAAACAGTAGAAAAATTCTCGGTTATAAAAACTCTGCAGGCTATAGAAGACTCTCATGTAGTACTATTGGTAATAGACGCTTGTAAAGGTATTTCTGATCAAGAATTATCGCTACTAAGTTTTATTATTAATAGTGGCCGCGCGCTAGTAATTGCTGTAAACAAATGGGATGGTTTATCTATTGATCTACGTAATCAAGTAAAAGATACCTTAGATCAGCGCTTGAGCTTTATAGACTTTGCTCGAGTACACTTTATTTCTGCGCTGTATGGTAACAACATCGATAATATATTTAATTCGGTAAACGAAGCCTATCGTTGCTCAACTAAGCGTATCAGTACTGCACAACTGACTCGTATTATGCGCATAGCAGTTAACGAACATCAACCACCTCTGGTACGTGGTCATAGGGTGAAACCTAAGTATGCACACCCTGGTGGGTATAACCCACCAATTGTAGTAATCCATGGTAACCAAGTGACAGATCTGCCTAGCTCATATAAACGTTATCTGATAAATTATTTCCGTCGTTCATTAAAAATTATGGGTACACCTATTCGTATTCAGTTCAATGAGCCAGCTAATCCATTCGTTGATAGTCGTCATCAGTTAGGGCAAAAAAAATTAAATCATCATCTGATTAGTAATCTTAAATCAAACCCATAACTAACCAAATAAAAAATCGATGTTCGTTGGATATAACATACGCTTTTCCACTCTAGAGGTTTTTTGATGAAAAATATCAATCCTAGTAATACCACGGCCTGGAAAGACCTACAACAACATTTCGATAGTATAAAAGAAGTACATATCAGAGATCTATTTGCGCAAGATCCACAACGTTTTACTACTTTCTCAGCTATGTTCGATAATCAAATGTTAGTAGATTACTCAAAAAATCGTATTACAACTGAGACACTATACCTACTACTCGCACTAGCCAAAGAATGCGATTTACAAGGCGCTATTTCTTCGATGTTTCGTGGTGAGAAGATCAATCGTACTGAGGATCGTGCAGTACTACACATTGCGCTACGTAATCGTAGTAAGAAAATCATTCGAATGAATGGTAAGGATGTGATGCCGGAAGTAAATGCGGTATTAACTAAAATGAAACAATTTTGTTGTAAGATTATTAGTGGTGAATGGAAAGGTTATACTGGAAAAGCTATAACCGATATTGTGAATATTGGAATAGGTGGCTCTGATCTAGGTCCATATATGGTAACTGAAGCGCTGCGACCTTATAAAAATCATCTCAATATGCATTTTGTGTCTAATGTTGATGGGACACATATTACGGAAACAGTTAAATTGTTAGATCCCGCAACGACTTTGTTCTTGGTCGCATCTAAAACATTTCTTACCCAAGAAACTATGACAAATGCTCATAGCGCACGCGATTGGTTTCTTAAAAAAACAGGTCATGAGCAGTATATTGCGCAACATTTTGCTGCCTTATCGATCAATGTTAACGCAGTAGCTAAATTTGGTATCGACATTAACAATATGTTTGAATTATGGGACTGGGTAGGTGGGCGCTATTCTTTATGGTCGGCTATTGGTCTTTCTATTGCGTTATCGCTAGGTTTTTCAAATTTTGAACAGCTACTCAGCGGTGCATATGCTATGGACTACCACTTTGAGCAAACTCCGCTGCAGCATAATTTGCCAGTACTACTGGCACTCATCGGTATCTGGTATAATAATTTTTTTGGTACCGAAACAGAAGCAATCCTACCTTATGATCAATATATGCACCGTTTTGCTGCTTATTTCCAGCAAGGAAATATGGAGTCTAATGGAAAATACGTTGATCGTAATGGTCAAGTTGTTAACTATCAGACTGGACCAATCATCTGGGGTGAACCGGGTACAAACGGTCAACATGCTTTTTACCAATTGTTTCACCAAGGTACTAAGATGATTCCCTGCGATTTTAT encodes the following:
- the glyA gene encoding serine hydroxymethyltransferase: MLKRDIKIANYDADLWWAMEQEVIRQEEHIELIASENYTSPRVMQAQGSLLTNKYAEGYPSKRYYGGCAFVDIVEKLAIERAKALFSADYANVQPHSGSQANFAVYTTLLQPGDTVLGMNLSHGGHLTHGSPVNFSGKMYNVISYGVDKNGYINYDQLTELAMTHKPKMIIGGFSAYSRVVNWARMRQIADSISAFFFVDMAHVAGLVAAGVYPNPVPYADVVTTTTHKTLAGPRGGLIIAQGGSEEMYNKLNSAVFPGAQGGPMMHVIAGKAVALKEAMEPEFKKYQQQVIINAKVMVNIFLNRGFNVVSGGTDNHLFLLNLVDKNITGKEADLALGRANITVNKNSVPNDPKSPFITSGIRIGTPAVTRRGLNETDVHNLASWICDVLENINNESVIQSTKKKVLDICARYPVYA
- the suhB gene encoding inositol-1-monophosphatase translates to MHPMLNITIRAARKAGNFIAKNYEKPDTFEANHKSKNDFLIQVNHEAERLIIEIIRKYYPQHTVISQKYGALLGTTHDIQWIIHSMDGIDNFINRIPHIAVSIAVRVKSHTEVAVVYDPIRNELFSATRGQGSQMNGYRLRCGIMKDLENTILAINFPLKQKQHFMNYMTLLSKLFVQSVDFRCTGSAALDLAYIAAGRVDGCFQIGLKQWDVTSGELLVREAGGLVTDFTGENNHLLSGNVVAGNPRVVKSMLNP
- a CDS encoding IscS subfamily cysteine desulfurase, with protein sequence MKLPVYLDYAATTPVDQRVAEKMISYLTIDGIFGNPASRSHRYGWLAEEAVDIARNHIAAMIGADSREIIFTSGATESNNLAIKGVAQASHDKGRHIITSLTEHKAVLDTCKYLEQHGYSVTWLLPDKHGLISLQQLSDALRDDTILVSLMHVNNEIGIIQNIAAFGQICQNNDIIFHVDATQSIGKLPIDVTVLPVDLMSFSSHKLYGPKGIGCLYISRKRRVRIDAQIHGGGHERGMRSGTLPVHQIVGMGEAYRIAKKEMANDMLRLRVLRDRLWEGLQQIEGVTVNGDLAHCVATLLNVSISHVDGESLIMVLNDLAVSSGSACTYSNFESSYVLRAIGLNDELSHSSIRFSLGRFTTKEEIDYAIKKTQRAIICQRAIARNI
- the ndk gene encoding nucleoside-diphosphate kinase, with the translated sequence MTIERTLSIIKPNAVAKNIIGAIINRFESAGLNIVGMKMLQLTRKQAEGFYSQHKNKPFFECLINFMISGPIVVQILEGKNAIRCNRDIMGATNPVDALAGTLRSDYADSIIENAVHGSETAAAAICEIAYFFTISEVCVRML
- the ispG gene encoding flavodoxin-dependent (E)-4-hydroxy-3-methylbut-2-enyl-diphosphate synthase, yielding MHDSIPIHRRKSKRIYVGNVPIGDGAPITVQSMTNTNTIDVAATVKQIQALERVGVDIVRISVPTMNAAEKVKQIKEQINVPLIADIHFDYRIALKVAEYGVDCLRINPGNIGNENRIRSVVDCARYNNIPIRIGINAGSIERDLQAKYGQPTPEVLLESALRNIDILDKLNFDQFKVSVKASDVFLAVQSYRLLASQIDQPLHLGITEAGSARSGAVKSAIGLGLLLSEGIGDTLRISLATDPIEEVKVGFDILKSLRIRARGINFIACPTCSRQEFDVIGTVNTLEQRLEDIVTPMDVSIIGCVVNGPGEALMSTIGVTGGHNTSGFYEDGVRQHYRLDNEFIIDQLEARIRAKAMILNDNNKIAINLIDK
- the hisS gene encoding histidine--tRNA ligase, translated to MVKRIQVIRGMNDYLPEETIFWQHLENLLKQVLVSYGYREIRLPIIEQTLLFKRAIGKVTDVVEKEMYSFEDRNGDHLTLRPEGTASCVRAGIEHGLLYNNIEQRLWYIGPMFRHERPQKGRYRQFHQLGAEVFGQQGPDIDAELIMLTMRWWQTLGISEHVRLELNSIGSLDNRARYRKALVTFLVQHQKHLDENCRSRMHTNPMRILDTKNTNIQRLLNDAPVLADYLDDNACTHFSGLCKFLDIAGINYTINPRLVRGLDYYNDTVFEWVTNNLGSQGTLCAGGRYDRLVEQLGGRATPAIGIAIGLDRLVLLMQGLNPGFSVKSRVDAYLVAVGENIQFAAMLLAERVRDALPFLRLMINCGGGSFKKQFGRADKYGARIALVLGESEAAAQEVILKDLTTGNQETLAQSDVAARIAFFIPHRNLI
- the der gene encoding ribosome biogenesis GTPase Der; the encoded protein is MIPVVALVGHPNVGKSTLFNRLTHTRDALVANFPGLTRDRKYGHAKWQGYKFIVIDTAGISGAKEGVAIHMTKQSLIAMEEADVILFIVDGRIGLIPDDQNIVMHLRKRQKPTFVVVNKIDGIDTIKAIGDFYSLNMGNIFPIAALHGRGINILLKAVILPLVQKNLLTKDMILAKREHIYSPLLPIKLAIVGSPNVGKSTLINRIIGEERVVVFNIPGTTRDSIYIPMIRAEREYVLIDTAGLRKRSKVTETVEKFSVIKTLQAIEDSHVVLLVIDACKGISDQELSLLSFIINSGRALVIAVNKWDGLSIDLRNQVKDTLDQRLSFIDFARVHFISALYGNNIDNIFNSVNEAYRCSTKRISTAQLTRIMRIAVNEHQPPLVRGHRVKPKYAHPGGYNPPIVVIHGNQVTDLPSSYKRYLINYFRRSLKIMGTPIRIQFNEPANPFVDSRHQLGQKKLNHHLISNLKSNP
- the pgi gene encoding glucose-6-phosphate isomerase, with the translated sequence MKNINPSNTTAWKDLQQHFDSIKEVHIRDLFAQDPQRFTTFSAMFDNQMLVDYSKNRITTETLYLLLALAKECDLQGAISSMFRGEKINRTEDRAVLHIALRNRSKKIIRMNGKDVMPEVNAVLTKMKQFCCKIISGEWKGYTGKAITDIVNIGIGGSDLGPYMVTEALRPYKNHLNMHFVSNVDGTHITETVKLLDPATTLFLVASKTFLTQETMTNAHSARDWFLKKTGHEQYIAQHFAALSINVNAVAKFGIDINNMFELWDWVGGRYSLWSAIGLSIALSLGFSNFEQLLSGAYAMDYHFEQTPLQHNLPVLLALIGIWYNNFFGTETEAILPYDQYMHRFAAYFQQGNMESNGKYVDRNGQVVNYQTGPIIWGEPGTNGQHAFYQLFHQGTKMIPCDFIAPVISHNALGDHHSKLLSNFFAQTEALAFGKSRQAVEEELRTVGKTSEQMRYITPFKVCEGNRPTNSILLKKITPYSIGALIALYEHKIFTQGAILNIYTFDQWGVELGKQLAKRIMSELEDDNTVLSHDSSTNGLIDCYKSWRY